The Gemmatimonadaceae bacterium genome includes the window GCGATGCACGCCGCCGATGCCGCCCGTGGCGAACACCCGCAGCCCGGCCAGGTGCGCCAGCGCCAGCGACCCTGCCACGGTGGTCGCGCCGTCGGCCTGCTGCGCCACCGCTGCCGCGAGGTCGCGCGCCGAGACCTTGCGCACGCCGGCGCCGGCCAGGAAGCGTTCCAGTTCGTCGGGCTCGAGTCCCAACGTGGGCACGCCGTGGGCCACGGCGGTGATCGCCGCGTGCGCGCCCCCGGCGCGCACCGCCGCCGTCATCCGCTGCACGCACTCGCGGTTGGCGGGCGCCGGCAGCCCCTGCGCGAACACCGAACTCTCGAGTGCGACCACCGGCTCGCCGGCGTCGATGGCGCGGCGCAGCTCGGGCAGGATGCGGATCACGCGGGATCGAAGGCCTCGGCCCGGCGCGAGTCCAGCACCTGGCGTTCGGCGGACGTCGGATCGTAGATCGCGATGACCTTGATCGTCTCGCCGGCGTAGGCGTCGAAGGCCTTGCCCTGCCCCTTCGTCACGCGGATCTCGTGCCCATCCTCGAACCGCAGCAGCACGAGCGGATGCTCGAGGTTGACGTACCGGCGGCGCAGGCGGTGGGCCGTGGGTTTCTTCATGGCACGGTGGCTCAGGTGGCGGCGGCGCCGGGCGTCTCGAACTCGCGCCAGCGGCCCGTGGCCAGCGCGTCGTCGATCATCGCCACGGCGGCGTCGAGTTCGTCGTCGTCCGTATAGAAGTGCGGCGCCACGCGGATGCCGGCATTGGGGCGGAAATCCACGAGCACGTCGCGCGACAGGAGATACTGCGAGACCTCGTAGGCGTGTGGCACGTCGAACGCCACCGTGCCGCCGCGCCGCGCCGCGTCGCGCGGCGTGTTCACGCGGTATCCGCGCGCGTCGGCCAGCGCGAGCAGGCGCGTGGTCTGGCGCACGCTCTTGGCGCGGATCGCCTCCACACCGGCGCGCCGCACGATGCGCGGCCCCTCGATGGCCGCATACAGCGCCGGGATGGCCGGCGTGCCGTTGAGCCAGCGATAGATCCCGCCGGTGTACGCCATCTCGGTGTCGAAGGCGAACGGATCGGCGTGGGCCTGCCACCCGGTGAGCGCCGGCTCGAGCGAGGCCTGCACCGCCGGCGCCACGTACAGGAAGCCGCCGCCCGGTCCGCCGCACAACCACTTGAGCACGCCGCCGGTGAGGAAGTCCACGCCCAGCGCCTTCACGTCCACCGGCAGCACGCCCACGGCATGGAACGCGTCCAGCGACACCAGCGCGCCCATCTCGTGCGCGCGCCGCGCGATCGGCGCCACGTCCATCACGAACGCCGACCGGAACAGCACGTGCGAGATGCACACGAGGCGGGTGCGCTCGTCGATCGCCGCCGCCACCGCGGCGGCATCCACGCTGATCCCGTCGGCGTTGGCCGGCACGACCACGATCTCGGCGCCCAGCCGCCGCGCCAGCCGGTCGTACACGTAGCGCACCGACGGAAAATCCAGCGCCGTCATCACGATGCGATTCCGTTCCGGCGGATACTCGAGGGCCGACAGCACCGTGGCCTGGCCCAGCGTCACGTTGCCCACCATCACCACCTCGCCCGGCGCGGCGCCGATCAGCGGCGCGATCTCGTCGCCCACGCGGGACGGCATCTGCCACCAGGCCCGTCCCCACGCCCGCACCCCCTGCTCGGCCCATTCGTCCACATACTCGGCCAGCCGGTCGGGCACGCCTCGCGGCATGGCCCCCAGGGAGTTGGACACCAGGTACGTGGTGCGCTCGAGGATCGGGAATTCGGGCCGGAAGGCGAGGAGCGGATCGGTCATGACGCGGAGGACGCGGCGCCCCGGAACGCGCGCGGGCGACGGGTGGAGGCGAAGACCAGCGAGGCCACGGCCAACACCAGCCCGGCGATGCGCCATTCGCGCAACGTGACCGACGACAGCAGCCCGATGACCAGGAAGATGGCGATCACCGGAATCGCGTTGCCGCCCGGCAGGCGGAAGGGCTCGCCCGCGCCGCGCACGTCGCGGCGATGCAGCTCGAACGCGGCGGCGCAGCACCCGAGATAGGCCAGCAGCGCCGCCAGATTGGCCAACACCACCAGCCGCTCGAACCCGTTGGTGGCCGCGAGCACCACGGTCAGCGCCGCCTGGACGACGATGGCCACGTGGGGCGTGCGGAAGCGCGGGTGCACCGACGCCAGCACCCGCGGCGCGTAGCCATCGCGCGCGAACGCGAACAGCGCCCGCGGCATGGCCAGCGCCATGCCGGACAGGAAGCCGAACACGGAGACCACCACGGCCACCGCGAACAGCTTGACGCCCCACGCCCCCATCACCACGCCGGCGGCGTCGGCCAGCGGGGTGGACGTGCCGACGAGCCGCGGCCCGAGGATCCCCTGCACCACGAGCTGCAGCGAGATGAACAGCACCGTCACCACCCCCATGGCGATCAGCAGGGCGCGGGGCACGGTGCGCGACGAATCCTGCACCTCGCCGCTCGGCACCAACGCACTCTCGAATCCGGCGAACACGAACACCAGCACCATCGCCGCGCGCACGAAATCGCGCTTGGCCGGCAGCGCGGTGGGCTTGAGATATTCGGTATGGACGCCGAACACGCCGACCACCACCAGCAGGATGAGCGGGGCGAGCT containing:
- a CDS encoding aminotransferase class V-fold PLP-dependent enzyme — protein: MTDPLLAFRPEFPILERTTYLVSNSLGAMPRGVPDRLAEYVDEWAEQGVRAWGRAWWQMPSRVGDEIAPLIGAAPGEVVMVGNVTLGQATVLSALEYPPERNRIVMTALDFPSVRYVYDRLARRLGAEIVVVPANADGISVDAAAVAAAIDERTRLVCISHVLFRSAFVMDVAPIARRAHEMGALVSLDAFHAVGVLPVDVKALGVDFLTGGVLKWLCGGPGGGFLYVAPAVQASLEPALTGWQAHADPFAFDTEMAYTGGIYRWLNGTPAIPALYAAIEGPRIVRRAGVEAIRAKSVRQTTRLLALADARGYRVNTPRDAARRGGTVAFDVPHAYEVSQYLLSRDVLVDFRPNAGIRVAPHFYTDDDELDAAVAMIDDALATGRWREFETPGAAAT
- a CDS encoding APC family permease, giving the protein MSQRASIESSLVRAVGVWGLVASIVNLIIGGGIFRIPSDPAVAGLLGAAAPLAYLLCAVAMGLVVLCMAEAGSRVSLTGGPSMYVETAFGPYAGFLVGVLIWMIGATAVPAIAMIFVDNFARLVPGFDSEAAKVGLLVATYAVLVWINVRGVKQGTRLIGVATVVKLAPLILLVVVGVFGVHTEYLKPTALPAKRDFVRAAMVLVFVFAGFESALVPSGEVQDSSRTVPRALLIAMGVVTVLFISLQLVVQGILGPRLVGTSTPLADAAGVVMGAWGVKLFAVAVVVSVFGFLSGMALAMPRALFAFARDGYAPRVLASVHPRFRTPHVAIVVQAALTVVLAATNGFERLVVLANLAALLAYLGCCAAAFELHRRDVRGAGEPFRLPGGNAIPVIAIFLVIGLLSSVTLREWRIAGLVLAVASLVFASTRRPRAFRGAASSAS